A window of Lysobacter sp. TY2-98 genomic DNA:
CGAACGTCGCCGCGGCGAGCGAGTTCCTTGGTGGCCTCAACGTAGCCGTGAACTGCGCCGGCATCCTCGGCGCGGGGCGCGTGCTCGGCAAGGACGGCCCGATGCCGTTGTCGCAGTTCCAGACCACGGTGATGGTCAACCTCGTCGGCAGCTTCAACGTCGCCAAGGCCTGCGCGCAGCTGATGCAGACCAACGAGGCCGGCACCGACGGCGAGCGCGGCGTGATCATCAACACCGCGTCGGTCGCGGCTTACGAAGGCCAGATCGGCCAGGCGGCGTATTCGGCGTCGAAGGGCGGCGTGGTCGGCATGACGCTGCCGATGGCGCGCGAATTCGCCCGTTTCGGCATCCGCGTGCTGACCATCGCGCCGGGCGTGTTCTGGACGCCGATGGTCGATGGCATGCCGGAGTCGGTGCAGCAGTCGCTCGCCGCGTCGATCCCGTTCCCGTCGCGCCTGGGCAAGCCCGAGGAATTCGCCGACCTCGCGGCCTACATCCTCGGCAATACCTACCTCAACGGCGAGACCATCCGCCTCGACGGCGCGACGCGCCTCGCGCCGAAGTAATCAGGAACCGCAATGAAGGCCTACGACATCAAGAAGGGCAACGTCGTCGAACACAACGGCGGCGTGTACCAGATCCGCGACATCGAGCGCAGCAGCCCACAGGGCCGCGGCGGCAATGTGCGCTTCCGCTTCACCATGTACAGCGTGCCGGGCGGCAACAAGCTGGACGCCTCGTTCGACGGCGACGACGACCTTCGCGAAGTCGATCTCGCGCGGCGCCAGGCCACGTTCTCGTACATGGACGGCGATGCGTTCGTCTTCCTCGACGACGAGGACTACACCCCGTACACGCTCGACGCCGACGCGATCGGCGACATGGCCGGCTACATCGTGCCGGACCTGTCGGGCTGCTACGTGCAGGTGATAGACGACGCGCCGGTCGGCCTGCAACTGCCGCAGACGGTAACGATGGAAGTCGTCGAGACGCCCCCGGAGCTTAAGGGCGGCACCGCGACGAAGCGCCCGAAGCCGGCGAAGCTGTCGACGGGGCTGGAGATCATGGTTCCCGAATACATCGGCAACGGCGAGCACGTGCTGGTGAACACGACGACGGGCGAGTTCGCGGGTCGCGCGGACTGACTACGCGCTATCCGGGACAACACGAAGGGCCGGCAGATGCCGGCCCTTTTCGTTGGTGCGGGGAGTCGCCGATCGGCCGACGCCGCGGTTCACGCAGGCGACGCGCATTCGCGAGGGCGATGACTCCGATATCGCGTCGCGAGGCCTATCGCGGAGGACGCGATTCGCCCGGCCGGCTACTGCCCGACGCTATGCGCCGTCGCGGATCAGCCATTTGCGCGACATGCGCTCGACCGACTCGTCGGTCGCCGGATCCGCGAGCAGTTCGCGGACGTCACGCCAGGCGAGGTCCAGCGATTCCTCGCTGACGACGAAGGCTTCGTCCTCGCCCGCGCGCACCACGAAGCGCACGTCGTAATGCCAGTGCGCCGGCACGTCGCCGCGCTCGGGGAGCCAGTGGCGGTCGAGGTCGAACAGGCCGGGCTCGAGCCTCAGCCCGCCGAGGCCCGACTCCTCCTCGGCCTCCTTCAACGCAACGCGGCCGAGTTCGACGTCGCCATCCGCATGCCCGCCGAGCTGCAGCCAGCGACCGAGCTTGCGGTGGTGGGTGAGCAGCACGCGCGCGCCGCTGCGATCGACCAGCCAGGCCGAACCCGTGAAATGCCCGGCGAGGCGCTCTCGCGCGAACGGCGCGCTTTCGAGGTCATGGAGCAGCTCGACGAAATGCGCGACGACGTGCGCCTCGTCCGGCCATCGGCGCGCGTAATCGGCGAGATCGTCGTGCAGCCGGGCGATCGCGGCGTGGTGGTCGGTGGAGGCGTCCATACGAGGCCGTGTTCTGGGTGCAGTGCAACATTATCCCCGTTCATCGTCTCGCCGGGCGAAACGTGACTTGTGTCCGCCGGGGGCGTGCAGCTAAGGTCGCGGGAATCCGGCCTGCCGGTAGTAACTCCATTGCTCGCGTTTTTCGACCATCGGCCGGGGGATGAACACCGGTGGCGGCGCCGAGACCAACCTTAGGAAGCGATTCATGGCAACCACCCCTGATAGAGGTTTGCTTTCGCGCATGCTCGCCCGAAAGAGCGTTGCACAGGTGCAGCGCGAGACGGAAACGAGCCAGCTCAAGCGAACCCTCGGTCCGTGGAACCTCGTGTTCCTCGGCATCGGCTGCATCATCGGCGCCGGCATCTTCGTGCGCACCGGCAACGCCGCGGCGTTGCACGCGGGCCCGGCGGTCCTGATCTCGTTCCTTGTCGCAGGCGTCGTCTGCGCGCTCGCAGGCCTGTGCTACGCCGAGCTGTCATCGACGCTTCCCGTTTCGGGCTCCGCCTACACCTACAGCTACACCACGATCGGCGAGTTCGCGGCGTGGATCATGGGCGCACTGCTGCTGCTTGAATACGGCCTCGCAGCGTCGGTGGTCGCGGTCGGCTGGTCCGGTTACGTGGTCAGTCTGCTGGCCGACTACGGTATCGTGATTCCGGCGGAATTTACGGGTCCGTCCGGCCATGCGCTGATACGCGACGGCGTACCTGTCCTAGACGCCACGGGACATGCCGTCACCACGCTCTTCAACCTGCCAGCATTTGTGATCTGCGCCGCCTTGGCTGCGCTGCTTGTCGTTGGCGTCTCCGAGAGCGCCAAGGTCAACAACATCATCGTCGCGATCAAGATGGCGGTGATCACGGCCTTCATCGTGATCGTCGGCTGGTACGTGATCCAGCATCTCGACACGCTGAAGGCGAACTGGGAACCCTTCATTCCGGCGGCGACCGGCCAGCAGGGCGAGTTCGGCTGGGGCGGCATCCTGCGCGCGGCGTCGATCGTGTTCTTCGCCTACATCGGCTTCGAAGCGGTGTCGACGGCAGGACAGGAAGCGAAGAATCCGAAGCGCGACATGCCGATCGGCATCATCGGCTCGCTTCTCGTCTGCACGATCCTCTACATCCTCGTGTCGATCGTCATGACGCTCGTCGTCAACTACAAGATGCTCAACGTGCCGGACCCGGTTGCGGTCGCGGTCGACGCCCTCGGCCCGCAATGGGCGTGGTTCGCCAAGATCATCAAGGCAGGTGCCATCATCGGCCTGACCTCGGTGGTCCTGGTGCTCATGTACGGCCAGACGCGCATCTTCTACACGATGGCGCGCGACGGTCTCCTGCCTCGCGTGTTCGCGACGATCCATCCGCGCTTCAAGACGCCGTGGGTCAACACCGTTCTGGTGGGCCTCATCACCGCCGCCGCCGCTGCGTTCTTCGACATCAACACGCTCGGCGATATGACCTCGGTCGGCACGCTTGCCGCGTTCGGCATCGTCTGCCTGTCGGTGATCTGGCTGCGTACCACCCATCCGGAGCTGCCGCGAGGCTTCCGCGTGCCGCTCTATCCGGTCCTGCCGGTGCTCGGCATCGTGGCGTGCTTTGCGCTCATCTTCACGGTCGAGACGCGCGTGCTGGTGTTCTTCGCGTGGTACACGATCGCCGCGATCGTCCTCTACTTCGTCTATGGCCTGCGTAACTCGCAGCTGGGCAAGGGACAGGCGCCGCTCGAGGGACCGGAGCTTCCGGAATTCCCGGAAGACGCCCCGGACGCCCGCTGAGGGTCCGGTAGTTGGACGAAACGGCGCGGGCAACCGCGCCGTTTTCGTTTCTGGCGCCGCACCGTTTCACGACGGAAACGCCCGCTGTCCTAAACTGCACGCATGACGAGCGCCCTCCCCTTTGATGCCACCCGCCTCGCGCAGTGCGCGGACGAGATCATCGTCAACGTGCGCGAACTGGCGGCACGCGGCTGGACCCCCGCGACCAGTAGCAACTTCTCCCGGCGCATGGACGCCGAAAACGTCGCCATCACGGTCTCTGGCCGCGACAAGGGCCGGCTGGTCGAAGCCGACATCATGGTCGTGGACCTCGACGGCAATCCCGTCGCGACCACGCAGAAGTCGTCCGCGGAAACGCTGCTGCACACGCAGCTCTACAAGCGTTTCCCCGACGTCGGCTGCGTGCTGCACACGCATTCGCTGAACCAGACCGTCGCCTCGCGCCTGTATGCGGCCGACGGCGCGATCCGCCTCGAAGGCTACGAGCTGCTCAAGGCCTTCACCGGCAACATTACGCACGACACCTCGCTCGACCTGCCCGTCCTGCCCAACTCGCAGGACATGCCCGAACTCGCCGCGCAGGTCGAACGCCTGCTGGACGACGGCCCGATGTGGGGCTACCTCATCGACGGCCATGGCCTGTACGCGTGGGGCCGCGACATGCCCGAGGCGCGTCGGCACCTCGAAGCCTTCGAATTCCTTATCACCTGCGAGCTCGAGTTCCGCCGCCTCGGCACCTCGTCCGCCGCACTGTCCCGGAGCGCGCCGTGAGCCGCCTTCGCATCTTCAACGAGTCCACGCCGGACCAACCCGAATTCGTCGCGACCGAACTCGAAGCGATCGCCGAAAAGCTCGCGCCGATCGGGGTGGGCTTCGAGCGCTGGGAAGCCAGCAAGCCGATCCAGCCCGGCGACGCGCACGACATCATCCTCGACGCCTACCGCACCGATATCGATCGCATCGTCGCGGAGCGCGGCTTCAAGACGGTCGACGTGGTGAGCATCGCGCCGGACAACCCGAATCGCGACGCCATGCGCGCGAAGTTCCTCGACGAACACTTCCACAAGGAAGACGAGGTGCGCTTCTTCGTCGCCGGCTCGGGGTTGTTCACGCTGCACGTCGACGGCAAGGTCTACGAGATGAAGTGCGAATCGGGCGATCTGATCTCGGTGCCGGATTCGACGCTGCACTGGTTCGACATGGGGCCGGAGCCGAGCTTCGTCGCGATCCGTTTCTTCACCGAGCCGGACGGCTGGATCGGCCATTTCACCGGCGCCGACATCGCGCAGAAGTTTCCGCGGTACGAGCCGGGCCAGGCCGGATAATCCCCGGCCGCGTCACCGACAGGCCCGGCTCCGCGCCGGGCCTTCGCGTTTCCACTTCGGAGTTCCGTCATGCCCGTCCGCGCGATCCTCACCGATATCGAAGGCACCACCAGCAGCATTTCCTTCGTCAAGGACGTGCTGTTCCCGTACGCGCGTCGCGCGCTGCCGGGCTTCGTGCGCGAACACCGCAATGAACCCGAGGTGCGACGCTGGCTGGACGCCGTTGCCACCGAACAGGGCGGCATCTGCAGCGACGACACGATCGTCGAAGTGCTGCAGGGCTGGATCGACGAGGACCGCAAGCACACGGCGCTGAAGGCGCTGCAAGGCATGGTCTGGAACGCCGGCTATCGGAATGCCGACTTCACCGCACACATGTATCCAGACGCGGCGACCGTTCTCCGGGAATGGCATGACGCGGGGTATCCGCTGTACGTGTATTCGTCCGGGAGCGTGCCGGCGCAGAAACTTTTCTTCGGCCACAGCGATGCGGGGGACCTGACCCCCCTCGTTTCGGATTGGTTCGACACCGAGATCGGTGGCAAGCGCGACGCCGACAGCTATCGCCGCATCGCCGAGCGCATGGGCATCGCGCCCGGCGACATCGTGTTCCTGTCCGACGTCGTCGAGGAGCTCGATGCCGCGCGCGAGGCGGGTCTGCAGACCGCACTGCTCGATCGCCGCCAGGACTATCCGCAGCCGCGCACCGGCGAGGCGACGCACGGCCACCGCCGCGTGGAGACCTTCGCCGACATCGGTCTCTGACCGTGGCTCAGTGCAGCGTTTCGCCGCGCAGCATCATCTCGACGAACTGACGCGCCTTGGCCTTGCGCGTTTCTGCGCGCTTGGCGGTCTGCACGCGCCAGCAGAACGCGTAGCGATTGGCGCTCGATAGCGCGTCGAACACGCGTTTGGCGGCAGGCGAATCCGCGAGTGCCTCGGCAAGTTCGTCGGGCACCGTGCGCGACGATGGGCCGCTGTACGCCCGATCCCAGCGCCCGTCAGCCTTCGCCGCGTCGACTTCGCGCTGTCCCGCAGGGCGCATTCGACCCGCTGCAGTCAGTGCGGCGACCTTGTCGACGTTACGGCGCGACCACAAGCTTCGCGCTCGCCGCGGCGCGAAGCGTTGCAGGAACCAGTCCGCATCGAGCGCGCGCTTCTGGCCGTCGATCCAGCCGTGGCAAAGCGCGACGTCCAGCGCCTCGTCGTAAGTCACCGTCGCGATGCCACTCGCGGCCTTCGCAATGCGCAACCACAGACCCTTCGACTCCCCGGCCGCCTCGATCCAGCGTTCGAACGCCGGCGCGTCGACGAAGGCGTGGATGGGGAGGTCATCGGGCATCGACGTCATGGCGCGGCGTCTTCGAGGCGATACGTCGCTTCGCCGCGCTGCTCGCCCTGCCACTGATCGAAGGTGCGCACTTCGACGCGATGCGCACCGATGCCCAGCGTCGTCGGCAACGCGCCGCGCCAGAGATGCGTCGACGGCTGCGCTTCGGGCGAGCGGTCGTAGCCCCGCAACGCCGGCGCCTCGTCGTCGCGTACGTTTTCCGCGAGCAGCCATGGGTCGGCCTGTTCGACGCGCTTCATCGGCATCCAGTCCCCGCCGTCGACGCGGAAGTCGGCGCGTTGGGTCGGTGTCGCCATCCAGATATTGGCGAACACCCCCCACGCCGGATACGCGCCACGACGCAGCACGCGCGGTGCGTGCACGCGCATGGCGCGCGTGAGTTCGCCGGTGTCGGCCGTGACGCCGGCCGGCTGCCACGAAAGGCGGTAGGTGCCATCGCGCGCGACGACGAGGCGCGCGGTGCCATTGGGAGTACCGTCCGCCATCGTCGAATCCGGTACACCGTCGGCGTTCTTCGCGCCGGACCAGTAGGCGCCGCATGCCGCTCCCGCGTTGTATTCGTGCAGCAGCGAGGCGCCATGCCATCCGGTGGTGGCGTCGTGGAAGAACTGGCGCTGCACGTGCCCGTGGCCGCTCAGCACGAGTACGCGCGGGACGTCCTTGAGCAGCGCGAACAGGCGCTCGCGATCGGCGGTGCGGAACGTCTCGCCGCCATCGGGAAACAGCGGAATGTGCACGGCGATGACGAGCAGGCGCCGGGCGTCATGCGTGGGCAGGTACTGCGCGAGGAAGGCGAACTGATCGTCGCGCAGGCCGCCGACGTACGCGGGTTTCCGGCCGGGTTGCGAGATCACGTCGTCGAGCACGACGAAGTCCGCCTGCGGCTCTTCCCACGCGAACGTGTCCGGGCCGAACTGCTGGCGGAACGTCGACAAGGCTTCACTGTCGACTTGCGCGTCGGGATCGACGTCATGGTTGCCGGCGACATGCAGCCACGGCGCACCCAGTCGCGTCGTCACCGCGGTGATCGCGGGATAGAGCGACAGGTCGTCGCTGGTGACGTCGCCGAGCGTGAGGCCGAGATCCGCCGCCGGCTTGCCATCCCGACGTCGCAGCGGCTCGACGATGTCGCGTGCGTAGTAGCCGACGTCGACCTGCGACTTGGTCTGCGTGTCCGAGAACACGAGTACGTCGAGATCACCCTTGCGCGTGGGGGTGCGCCGGAGGCCGAACGACGGGCACGTCGTGCCCACATCGCGCAGCCCGCCGTAGCGCAGTGCGTGCGCACTGATCGGTGGCGTATGCGCCCAGAACAGCGGCAGGCCGTCGGCGCGACGCGGCACGTCGTAACCCGCGGGCTTGATGACGAACAGCGTGCGGCCGGGCGATGCGTCGAGCGTGAAGCGCCCGTCCTTGCCCGTGGTCGCGATCTCAGTACCGTTCGACACGCGGATGCCCGCTATGGCGGGCTCGCCTGCGTCGCGGCGGGCGTTGCCGTTGCGATCCTCGTACACCGCACTGTCGCAGGTCGACGCTTGCGCATGCGACCACGAGGCGAACGCGAGCAGCGCGGCGGCGACGAACGAACGGGTCATGGCGGCCTCCGGGTCGAGGCCCAAAGCCTAGCAGCTGGTTTCGCTGGACTACTTCGCGGGTGCGTGGCGTGCACGCAGCACGTCGACCGCATCGGCGAGCGACAGCCCGCGCGCGCGCAGCAGCACGACCAGGTGATACAGCAGGTCCGCGGATTCACCGAGCAGTGCGTCGTTGTCCTGCGCGACGCCCGCGAGCGCCGTTTCGACGCCCTCCTCGCCCACTTTCTGCGCAATGCGGCGGATGCCGGCATCGAACAGTTTCGTGGTGTAGCTGCCCGCCGGTCGCTCGATCGCGCGGCGTTCGACGACGTCGTCGAGTTCCGCAAGGAAATCACCCGGTGCGTCAGGAAAGCAGCTTGCGCGTTCGAGATGACAGGTCGGGCCGCGCGGGTGCGCGAGCAGCAGCAGCGTGTCCGCATCGCAGTCGAGCCGCAGGTCGACGACGTCGAGCACGTGGCCCGAGGTCTCGCCCTTGGTCCAGCGACGCTGGCGCGTGCGGCTGTAGAAGGTGGCCTGCCGCGTAGCCAGCGTATGCGCGAGCGCGTCGCGATCCATCCAGCCGACCATCAGGACGCGCAGCGTACGCGCGTCCTGCACGACCGCGGGCAGCAGGCCATCCTGCTTCACCCAGTCGACCGCTTCGAGATCGAACGCGATGGGCTCAGACACGACGCACCTCGATGCCGGCGTCCGCCAGGCCACGCTTGAGGTCGGGAATCCGCAGGGTGCCGGAATGGAACACGCTGGCGGCGAGTGCGCCATCGACGTCGGCGTCGCGGAAGACGTCGGCGAAGTGCGATGCCGCCCCCGCGCCACCCGATGCGATCAGCGGTACGTTCGAGACGGCGCGCGCCGCCTGCAGTTGCTCGATGTCGTAGCCGGTTCGCACGCCGTCGCTGCCCATGCAGTTGAGGACGATCTCGCCCGCGCCGCGCCGCTGCGCTTCGGCGATCCAGTCGAGCGTGCGACGCGCGAGCGCCCGCGTGCGCGACAGATCGCCGGTGTATTGGCGCACCCGCCACTCGCCGTCGTCGTCGCGCAGGCTGTCGATGCCCACGACGACGCACTGCACACCGAAGGCGTCGGCGAGCTCATCGATCAGTTCCGGTCGTTCGAGCGCCGGCGTATTGACGGAGATCTTATCGGCGCCCGCATGCAGCGCCGCGCGTGCATCGTCGACGCTGCGAATGCCACCGGCGACGCAGAACGGGATATCGATCAGGCGTGCCACGCGTTCGACCCAGCGGCGATCGACCGTGCGGCCCTCGGGGCTTGCCGTGATGTCGTAGAAGACCAGTTCGTCGGCGCCTTCGTCGCGATAGCGAAGCGCGAGTTCGACGATGTCCCCCATGTCGACGTGATCGCGGAAGCGCACGCCCTTCACGACGCGACCGTCGCGGACATCGAGGCACGGGATGATGCGCCGGCTCAGCACGGCGCCGGCTCCGTCGCTGCTGCGATCGCGTCGTCCACGGTGAGTCGCCCTTCCAGCAGCGCCTTGCCGAGCACGATGCCGGCGCATCCCGCGTCGAGTGCTGCACGCACGTCCGCCGCCGATCGCGCGCCGCCGGACGCCTGGACGCGCAGCGAGGGCGCACGCGCGATCAGCGCTTCGTACAGCGACAGATTCGGGCCCGCCAGCATGCCGTCGCGCCCGATGTCGGTGCAGAGAAGGTGCCGCAAGCCGGCCGTCGCATAGAGATCGATGAGGTCGAACAGGTCGACGCCACCGTCGTGCGTCCAGCCTTCCGTGGGCAGCGTCCAACCTGCCGCCGATTCGCGCGTGTCGAGCGCGATGGTCAGGCGGTCCTGACCGAAACGCGCCATCCAGCTCGCGACGGCCTGCGGCTGCCGGACGGCCAGCGAACCGATGACGACGCGATCGGCGCCCGCGTCGAGCAGGCGCGAGACGTCGTCGGCCGACCGCACGCCGCCACCGGTCTGCACGCGCAGGCCGGTCGAGGTGCCGATGCGCGTCAGCAATGTCTGGATCGAGTAGCCGCCGTCGCGCGCGGCATCGAGGTCGACCAGGTGCAGCCACGTCGCGCCGGCCCCCGCATAGCGCTCGGCGACCGCGAGCGGATCCTCGGCATAGCGCGTCTCCTGCGCGTAATCGCCCTGACGCAGGCGGACGACGCGGCCGCCGCGCACGTCGATGGCCGGGTAGACGGTGAAGTCGCTCATGCCGGCACCTTCAGGAAATTCTCGAGTACACGCGCCCCGACGTCCGCGGAGCGCTCCGGGTGGAACTGCGCGCCCATGTGACGGCCGCGACGCACGACCGCGGCGAAGCGTTCGCCGTGCGTGCAGGTGGCGATGGTGTCGTCGGTGACAGGCGCCGCGTAGCTGTGCACGAAGTACGCGTGCGAGCCGTCGTCGATACGGTCGACCAACGCGTCGTCGGCGACCCGCTCCAGCGTGTTCCAGCCCATGTGCGGCACGCGCAGGCCCGGTGCGCCTGGGAGTTTGCGCACACGTCCCGGCAATAGGCCGAGGCAGTCGACCTCGCCCTCCTCCGACGATTCGAACAAGAGCTGCATGCCGAGGCACACACCGAGCAGTGGCTGGCGCAGGCTGCGCACGCAGTCCACAAGTCCCAGCTCACGCAGGCGCGCCATGCCGGCCGCGGCAGCGCCCACCCCGGGCAGTACGACACGGTCTGCCGACGCGATGTCGTTCGCGTCCGCACTGAAGCGCGCGTTCACGCCAAGGCGTTCTAACGCGTAGCGCACGGAGCCGATGTTCGCGCCACCGGCATCGATCAGCACGACGTCCATCAGAGCGTGCCCTTGGTCGACGGCAGTTCGACGCCGCTGCGTGCGAGCGCGGGGCGCAGGGCGCGCGCGACCGCCTTGAAGCAGGCCTCGACCTTGTGGTGGTCGTTGTCGCCGCGCACGCGCAGGTGCAGGTTCAAGCCCGCGGTCTCGCACAGCGAGCGGAAGACATGCGGGACGAGCTCGGTCGGCAGGTCGCCCACGCGCTCGCGTCGGAAGTCGCCGTCGAAGACGAAGAGCGGACGGCCGGAGAAATCGAGCGCCGCGGTGGCGATGGCTTCGTCCATCGGCAAGGTGAACGACCACGTGGTTGCGCCGCCTTCGCCCGTCGCCTCGACCCCGGCCGCGCCGTAGCGCCCGATGCCGCGTTTGTCGCCGAGCGCTTCACGCAAGGCCTGGCCGAGTGCGAGTGCGCAGTCCTCGACGGTGTGGTGTTCGTCGATCTGAAGATCGCCCTCGCAGCTCAGCGACAGCGCGAAGCCGCCGTGTTTTCCGAGCTGCTCGAGCATGTGGTCGTAGAAGCCGAGGCCCGTGCGGACGCGAGGATCAGCGACGCGATCGAGGTCGATGTCGACGGCAACCTTCGTTTCCTTGGTCGCGCGCTCGACTCGCGCGGTGCGCGGCGCGTTGACGAGCTCGTGCGCGATGCCCGCCCAGTCCCACTCGCCACCGAACTGGGGCGTGCGCAGCTGGAATGCGCGAATGCCGAGGTTGTCCGCGAACTGCACGTCGGTCGGACGGTCGCCGACCATGGCCGAGCGCGACCAGTCGATCGAGCGATCCTTCAGGTAGCCCGTGACGAGGCCGATCTGTGGCTTGCGCGTCGGCGAATTCTGCGAGGGAAAACTCGTATCGATCAGCACGTCGCGAAAGCGGATGCCCTGGCTTTCGAACAGCTGCATCATGAGATCGTGCGGGCCGTCGAACGATTCGCGCGGATAGGCGTCGGTGCCGAGCCCGTCCTGGTTGGACACGATCACGAATTCGTAGCCCGCATCGCGCAGGCGAAGCATCGCCGGTACGACGTCGCGAACGAAGCGTAGCTTGTCGAAGCGGTCGATCTGGAAGTCGGACGGCTCCTCGATCAGCGTGCCGTCGCGATCGACGAAGAGGATGGGCGTGCTCATGCGAAGACGCCTGCCAGCACGGCGATCACGCGATCGTTCTCGTCGGGGCGGCCGACGGTGATGCGCAGCGCGTCGTCCAGCCCCGGCTGGGCACGCACGTCACGAACGACGACGCCGGCCGACAGCAGGGCGTCGAACGCCACCTGTGCGTCATCGAAACGCACGAGGAGGAAATTCGCGACCGACGGATAGACGCGTCGCACGCCCGGCGCGTCGCGCAACGCATCCGCCAGCCGCGCGCGCTCGCCGAAGCACTCGCGCGTTCGCGCTTCAGTGCGCGAGAGCGGCCCGTCGCCGAGTGCGCGCTCGACCAGCGCCACGCATGGCGCGGGCAGCGGATAGGGCGCTTGGCAGCGGCGCAGGACGACGATCAGGTCGGCGTCACCGATGGCCACGCCCAAGCGCACGCCGGCCAGCGCGTGCGCCTTCGACAATGTGCGCAGCACGACGATATTCGGACAGGTCGCCAACAGCGATACCGCGGACGGCGTGGGCGCGAATTCCTGGTAGGCCTCGTCGACGACGACCAGCGCACGGCCTTCGAGACGCGCCGCAAGACGTCGGACATCGTCCAGCGGAACGGCTCCGCCCGTCGGGTTGCCGGGCGAACAGAGGAACACCAGCGTGGCGCGCGAGGCGAGCGCCGCGTCGGCGACCGCATCGACATCGCAGTGGAAGTTCGCACCATCGTCGATCAACGGCACCTCGACAACGCGCGCGCCCTGCAGCCTGGCGCTCACCGCGTACATGCCGAACGTCGGCGGCGTGGTGACGATCGCGCCCTGCCCCGGCATGCACAACGCACGCACCAGCAAGTCGATCGCTTCGTCGCTGCCGCGGCCGGCGATCAGCTGGTCCGGGCGGCAACCGTACAGCGTAGCGAGGCGCGTCCGCAGCGCTTCCGGCTGCGGGTCGGGGTAGCGGCGAACGATGTTGGCGTCGTCGGCGACGTTCGGCCATGCCGATTCGTTGGCGTTGAGCCAGACGTCACCGACGAGGCGATCGCTGCGCGCGGAGCGATAACCAGCGAAGTCGCGCAGGTCCGCGCGCACGAGGTCGATCGGCGCACTCATGCCAGCGCTTCCAGACGGAGTGCGACCGCGCGACGGTGTGCATCGAGCCCTTCGGCGGCAGCCAGCTCGACGGCGCAGGGACCGATCGCCGCGAGTCCGTCACGCGCGACTTCCTGCACCGTCATCGCGATCTGGAAGCTGGCCACGCTCAGGCCGCCCGTGTAACGCGCCGCGCCGCCGGTGGGGAGCACATGGTTGGTGCCGCTGCAGTAGTCACCCAGTGCTTCCGGCGCCCAATCGCCGAGAAAGACCGAGCCCGCGGCCTCGACGCGGCCCAGCCAACGCCGCGGCTCGCGTAGCGCGAGGATCAGGTGCTCCGGCGCGTAGGCATTGCTGACGTCGAAGGCGTCGTCCAGCGTGTCGACCTGGATGAGCCGCGACGCTTCCAGCGCGCCGCGGGCGATCTCGGCGCGCGGCAGACATTCGAGCTGACGTTCGATTTGCGAGGCGACGTCCGCCAGCACGCGCGCGTCGTCACTGACCAGGATCACCTGCGAGTCGCGCCCATGTTCGGCTTGCGACAGCAGATCGGCGGCGACGAACGCAGGATTGCTGCCGCCGTCGGCGATCACCAGCACTTCGGATGGACCGGCGGGCATGTCAATCGCCGCGCCGCCTTCGGTCATCGCGACCTGGTGCTTGGCTTCCGTCACCCAGCCGTTGCCCGGGCCGAACAGCTTGTCGCACTTCGGCATCGACGCCGTACCGAATGCCATCGCAGCGATCGCCTGCACGCCGCCGAGCGCGAACACGCGGCGGATACCGCATTGCTGCGCCGCATACAGCACAGTCGGATCCACGCTGCCGTCCGCGCGCGGCGGCGAGCACAGCACGACGTCCGCGCAGCCCGCGCGTTG
This region includes:
- the hisC gene encoding histidinol-phosphate transaminase, producing the protein MSAPIDLVRADLRDFAGYRSARSDRLVGDVWLNANESAWPNVADDANIVRRYPDPQPEALRTRLATLYGCRPDQLIAGRGSDEAIDLLVRALCMPGQGAIVTTPPTFGMYAVSARLQGARVVEVPLIDDGANFHCDVDAVADAALASRATLVFLCSPGNPTGGAVPLDDVRRLAARLEGRALVVVDEAYQEFAPTPSAVSLLATCPNIVVLRTLSKAHALAGVRLGVAIGDADLIVVLRRCQAPYPLPAPCVALVERALGDGPLSRTEARTRECFGERARLADALRDAPGVRRVYPSVANFLLVRFDDAQVAFDALLSAGVVVRDVRAQPGLDDALRITVGRPDENDRVIAVLAGVFA
- the hisB gene encoding bifunctional histidinol-phosphatase/imidazoleglycerol-phosphate dehydratase HisB codes for the protein MSTPILFVDRDGTLIEEPSDFQIDRFDKLRFVRDVVPAMLRLRDAGYEFVIVSNQDGLGTDAYPRESFDGPHDLMMQLFESQGIRFRDVLIDTSFPSQNSPTRKPQIGLVTGYLKDRSIDWSRSAMVGDRPTDVQFADNLGIRAFQLRTPQFGGEWDWAGIAHELVNAPRTARVERATKETKVAVDIDLDRVADPRVRTGLGFYDHMLEQLGKHGGFALSLSCEGDLQIDEHHTVEDCALALGQALREALGDKRGIGRYGAAGVEATGEGGATTWSFTLPMDEAIATAALDFSGRPLFVFDGDFRRERVGDLPTELVPHVFRSLCETAGLNLHLRVRGDNDHHKVEACFKAVARALRPALARSGVELPSTKGTL
- the hisD gene encoding histidinol dehydrogenase, which gives rise to MKRVRWSELDAAARDALLRRPAQVVADDVRASVADLIAQVRRDGDVALRALTSRFDGIALERFEVDAAAFAAAEAAVPAALKRAIDDAAARIRAFHEASMSAPVVVDTAPGVRCERVLRPIRRVGLYVPAGSAPLPSTALMLGVPAQRAGCADVVLCSPPRADGSVDPTVLYAAQQCGIRRVFALGGVQAIAAMAFGTASMPKCDKLFGPGNGWVTEAKHQVAMTEGGAAIDMPAGPSEVLVIADGGSNPAFVAADLLSQAEHGRDSQVILVSDDARVLADVASQIERQLECLPRAEIARGALEASRLIQVDTLDDAFDVSNAYAPEHLILALREPRRWLGRVEAAGSVFLGDWAPEALGDYCSGTNHVLPTGGAARYTGGLSVASFQIAMTVQEVARDGLAAIGPCAVELAAAEGLDAHRRAVALRLEALA